A stretch of DNA from Saccharomycodes ludwigii strain NBRC 1722 chromosome I, whole genome shotgun sequence:
acgctaaaaaaaaatatcttgaaaatataataataaattaaactaTATACaagtataataatttgctacttttttcttatgaaaaaaaaaaaaaaaaaaaaaaagaaaaggaaaattcATACACATGCATAGTATATGCTAGCAACTAAATAATATCTCAtgattaattttgaaatattcttttattaacaaCCCCCCAATTCAAATTATCCAAAATGGTGcttaaatatttggatCTACCAGCAACACCGTAATCAGGTAAATATGCAACGTCAAATAGATTAACAACAATCAAAGGCAAAGTCCAATCCTTGAAAACCTTGTTTTCACTTCTACtcaattcattttttaattcatttaaCAGTTCATAATCTTTATGGTTATTAACACCACCATTTAGGTCAACACTTTGATTTCTTGGCGCAAAATATGGAGTGCCATGATTATTACAAGTCAAAATATGCAACTTCTTATTGAAATCTTCTACTACAAAAACCCATCCCTGACCACTTTTTAAGTTTTCTTCAACTTTGTTCAAAATTTCTAATTTATAATCTTCCCAGGTCAAATTTGGATTCTGGTATTGATCttgcaattttttaataaaaacacgACTGGGTTGGATTTTGTCGTTAGTAACAGAGGAAATTTGGTTAggaataatattttcaataaacaAATGGTTATTATGAACTGCTGATgctaaattgaaaatacgAGTGTTAAAAGTAGTTTTTgcactttttaaaatcagaTGGTATGGCAAATAATTTTCGAAACTAGTGCCTTGTGTCACTAAAGTTAATTGATCACATAAGTATTTTTGGTAATCTGTCCATACAGTTTGAAACCCGAGAGAAGAGTACACATTTGGTATAATTGGGGCAGTAGAACTGGTTGTATTGGTACATGAAGACGGTAATATTAACTTCGGGACCGTATAAATAGAACGTTTGACAATAGTAGTACCTATAGTTGATTTAGCAGTGGCAATAAACATTAGcaaagttattattatttatgtatatattttcttagAACGATTGTGTTACTATTATCTCCCTTTAGTGTAATATTTATCGTGTATATCGGTAGAAAtaagtctttttttttccatctCGACGTGGCAAAAGTActagataataatattaaaaaaaattttaattttgaattttcaaaggcttgaattttttttatttttcatttttcattttttcatattttttttattttttttattttttttttattttttttattttttttataatattttgataCCCGGATATATCTGTCAAACCCTAAAATAGgtcatttattatttatgtttAAATTACAAAGCCCATAAATAGGgctacatatatatatatattttttttttttttttttttttttgatattattatagaaaaaattttttttttttaattaagtTGAATAAGTATCCTAAACATTCACTCTCTTCCCATAtgatgtaaaaaaaaagaaaatgaagaataGAGTCAAGTATAAAACTTATATTTAATACTAAACTTGTTTGTAAAAGATAACTACAAATagaaggaaagaaaaagaaaaggaaaaaaaaaatggattgtaataatagcaacacTAATGATAACAACGACGAATATATACCACCTCCACCACCtacaaatattaatttatctTCTCCTTTTGACACTGATATGATAGATTCATCATATCAATATCAACAACAGCCACCACCACCAACTTCACCTCCTTTGCTAGAATCCacctttaataataacaataatccCAGTCACTATGCCAGGGAAAATAATCAATATGGTGAAAGCTCTCCTTCAtctgttattaaaaagaaaaataaaaggaaatccaagcctaaaaaaaatcaagaaaACAATAGTATTGTTGATCTTACTAGACTCTACAACCCAGTAAACCCAATTAACTTGGGTTctcaaagaaaattaaaccaCAACAATAGTACCATTACCATCAATTCTTCAAAAAGTATtgggaaaataaataaaggaaTTAACAgtaatacaaataataacattggTAAAAGCTTTGGTGGTGATTTAAGAAATCCTCCAAAGGAATTGCTTGATGCCATCAAAGATTATACCCATTGGAGTAAAAGTGTATGTAACAAACtatttgaacaaaaaatttattttcagcCAATGCTTTcctttgttaatttttgtctcttgaaaacaaaaaatggtAACCACGATGAAATAGCTACACAGGATTTAAAGTTACTCCCCATACAATTGGAGAAAATCATTGTTATGGCTTATAGAAATAATGCTGTCAAGACTACTGATTGGAAAAAGCAAACTTTACCTGCCCTTAACAAAAACACAACAACTTTAAAATTAGCACATAACGAAACTTGGAAGCAAGATGATGACAGTTACAATCCTGACACATTCaatacttttattaaaaaaattgatgttGTTGAGGATGGATATAACCCGGAATATGCAACTTCTAAGGGTTCTACCTTAGATGGCGAACTGGGTAATACAAAACAAAAGCAAAGATTActtaaattttcaaataatgtATCATCTACTAGCACACCGTATCTTGAAGATTTCAGcaatttgaataaaatgACAAATAAAGCCCAGCAttatgatattaataaaccCATTGTGGGTAGATGTActaaattggaaaaacCATATTTGCGATTAACTAGTGAACCCAATCCTGATTTGGTAAGACCcctatttattttaaaaaaaagctacAAGATGTTAATGTACAAGTACAGAACCGGTACAGGATCTTATCAATACCTCTGTGACCAATTTAAGTCTATAAGGCAAGATCTACGCGTTCAATTAATTGAAAGTGACTTCGCCATAAGGGTTTATTCTACGCATGCCAGGCTAGCATTAGAGTTTAAAGATGTGGGTGAGTTCAACCAATGCCAAAGTAGATTGAAGAACctatttgaaaataaagttgattttcgtaataataataagggGATGATGATGGagttttttaaacaatatttttgttgtacaattttgtattttattatgatGGATGATTATCAATCAGTATTAGATTTAAAGTATACTTATTATATGAAAGATGCGGGGGAAGAGAACAATATTGTTAATAGTAGGAGTATATTGAATGATTGCTTGGTGCttaaattatttaccaTGAATGAGATGTTAATAGTTAATGATtatcataattttttccgTGTATATGGTAAATCTGGGTGTTTTGATGAAAGTACCAGAAACCACGATGAAAATTGTGAtagtgataataacaacaaatatGCTTATGACTTGctaaaattgtttattgataaattgAGGTTGAAAGCATTGGCCTATATGTGCCGTGGTTATATGCAATTAAAGTTAGACTTTTTACGTCAAGAATTGAGTTTCGATGATGATAGTGAgctgaaaatttttttaaaagatatcaaagttaatgaaaattgtattataaccaaaaaattGGCAAATAGTAGGgagtatatttatttggatTGCAAAGATTGTAGAGTATCTCTATGGATTTTGTATgaaaattccaaaaaaattaatattaaggGACAAATATAGAGTTATTTATGTATGAACTGtataaatgtaaaaaaaaaaaaaaaaaaaaagaaaatcaatCCCATGCTGGTCCAAGACCTAGTAAATTACAAGTAATTGGAGGGCTGCTATCTTTAGTATTATCagttttctttattaataattccTGTAATCGATTGTTTATAATTGAAGaataatcaaataaatctttatcTTCTCCACAATTGGATAAAATAACAGATGGCTTATCGTTTCTTCCATCAAattctataattttattatcatctgTTTTGAGGATACTTATATAATGATGATCAACCTGTATATTTTCAGTGGCAGTAATTGTTGTATCTAGAGTTgtagttaataataaatcatttaatatataattgttAATTAAATTGGTCAATAAGTGTTCATTGTCGCCCCCGCtatttactatttttttataacttATTAGGAAACTCTTAAACTTAttgtaatttaaattattgttatctCCAAAGATCATTTCCAAGTTTTCAGTCTTTAGGTTAGCCATTAGATGTAAGATAGCATGATAACCGCATGCATTTTTTATagtttgtttaaaaaaataataattatttccAGTAGATACGGTCTTTTCTCCAGTTGAcatgattttttttgtcgaATTAATGGGAAATAGTAATATGATGCCTGTACATGGTCTTGGCATAAAATTAAGCAAGTCAGGTTCCGttaatgaataaatatcaaaaaactTTACTATATTGATATTTGCACCCAACTTTGTAGATATAATATGGTTGAATATTTCGGGTGTAGATTCTAAAGGTTCAACTTCAATAAGTGCGTTGTTATTAACTTGGTTATTCATTTGCTTGTTTTgtcttgttttattttttttgtttttttttttgtttttaataaaaaactattaatAGTGATAGTTTCATCATCTATAGAAAGTATACATTGATGAGATATTTGAATGGAAAAAAGTTCATATGtttgtataataaaatttttataaatcaaatgtttttttgtcgCTTTCTTTCCgggggttttttttttttttttttttcaagaaataaaacaaaagtaAATTGTAATCAAACATAAAATGAACACATATAACATCAAGATATCATACAGTATTGCattattttacaaattattaaacaaaaaaaagttgtacaaaaaaaaaaaaaaattatttacttttatgTTCAATTTGACCCTTAGTTTCACTGTAATAGTAATCACAACCTTGTAACAACAATCTATTCAAAAGTGTGTCAATTTTATCATCTTTTAACAAAGTTTGCTCTTTTTCTGTAACTATGGTGTATATGAATGTGTTCAATCTACTGAAATAAGTATTCCaacattttattcttttttgtatattagTAAAATCTATATTAGAGTTGTTTACGGGTGTtggtaacaataattttgaaTCAATAAAAGcagttttatattttagaaACAGTTGAATATGAATCTGAAATAATTGTAAATAAGTTTTTCCGACTAATATGTGATTGTTGAGTTCTATAATATATTCCAGTTGGTTATTATCgttttcaataatatccAAAACATTTATGATGGTATCTGTTTGTTCCTGTTTTATATTGGTTAATATTGTAGAATTGAATTTATTTGACAATTCTAAATTAATATAACAACATCTCCATGGTATTAACCCCTCACTTACTCTAGTGATACATTTGACCCTGCACATGTTATTTTCATCTGGTTTAGAAATCAGCCTAACTAACTCGTTTTTGTATACGTTGATAAACTTTGAATCCAATCCGTTTGAATATTCGTTGGGTAGATAGTCTTGggtaatatttaatataataatggaGTTTACAACATTATTTGTAAAGATTTTTTGTGGAAGCTTTGGTGATGTTTGTGATGTTGTAGGGTATTTTGAGGTTTCATTATTAGGCAAAGAGTTATTTTCAGACAATTGAATGAAAAGTAAGTTCGCAATAACAGGTGAGCTTACTGGGGAAGGAGGGAAATAGGGAttaattttcaaagttGGAGTAGATATTGCATCTGTAATAGTAACATTAGTttgattgttattaatattcatTTCAGATAGTAAAGTAATGGATTTACTACAAGATTATGGATAACTGGAATTGAGactttgttatatttttttttttttttttttttttttttctagttCTAATAACATTAAACTGAGATTGTATATTAaaggtttttttattggtagaaaaaggaagaaattatgattattgttATGATTGGCAATCTGTTCTGTAAGCGAAGAAAGGCGGAAATTGTAAGACGGAAAGGGGAAACGTGTACCTTTTTAATTGAACGGTTCAAATTAccgtattttattttattttattttgtaggAAAATATTATCCAATTTAACGTTTTCgtggaaagaaaaaaaaaaaaacgtatATCAAACTGCAGCACTTTCCACGtcaaacataaaaaaaaaaaattacttaTAAATCAACTTTTCTACCTTCCTCTCTCCCGCCTTCCGATCAATCCGCTATTGCTCGGACATCTAAGTCGGAGATTCGGAGATTCGGAGATGTTTTCGGTGTGATTTGAAAAAGggacaaaaaacaaaagacaagaaaaagaaaaatatctGTTCTCAGCGAACCACTAAAACATTGTGAATAAATCAAGTTAAAGTggattataataaaaaagaacaaaaaatatcatttttattctacTTCTAGCCATTTGTGCCTATAAACTACGGAGGTGTGCAATTAAATCATAGattaaattgaaatataGACTTGGTATTCCAGAAGAggttaaaatattattaaatgtaagtggtttttttatttatcttttctttaataaatttacaagtgtgcaaaaaaaaaaaagatttaaaaataatcaactTTAAAGCATACGCAAtaaatattgtttatataccaataataatattcatttgcatttaaaaataaaaaaattacaaagataaaaaacaaaaacacaacacactttttttttttttttcctctctTTTTCCCCCCTCTCCCTTAAAAAGTCACTGAATTGGTagggctttttttttagtttatcACCGCAGAAGAATCCTATGGTGCATCTGTACATTCCCAGTCGGTAGGATCGTAAGAATTTGGGTGGtccaaaaataacatttgtTCATCACTTAATTCAAATCCATACACATCCAAATTCTCTTTCAATCTATGTAAAGTGGCTGTCTTAGGCAATGGAACATAACCGTGTTGTAAAGACCATCTAATTAAAATCTGGCCCGGCGTGACATTGCATTCTTCAGCAACTTTAAGCACATCAGGGTGTTTAATCTTATAACCATGAGTTAAAGGAGCATAAGCCTCGACAATTAATTCTCGCGATTTACAGTAATCAGCTAACTCCTGTCTCATTAACCATGGTGAAATCTCAATTTGATTAACCACCGgtttaattttcaaatcacTCCAGTTTAATAATTCCTCAATATGATGCTTACCATAATTTGAAAccccaatattttttacaattcCTTCCTCAACAGCCTCTTGCATTGCTCTATACGTTTCTAATCTTAAAAGACTACCTGCTAATGGCGAatgaattaataataaatcaatatATCCTAATCCTTTAACCTTATTTAAACATTCTTTGATCGCATACTTGGCTTCATTATATCCACATTGATTGTTCCACAACTTGGTAGTATAAAATATCGACTCTCTCTTATGTACTTCAGGGTTTTCATTCAACCATTGCGAAATACCTTCCCCAACCTCTTTTTCATTCTCATATAAAACAGCAGTATCAAAATGCTTATAACCTATTTTGCAAGCCTCGTAAACTATTTgtttggttttattttgtggCAAATAATAAGTTCCTAACCCAACGGTTGGAATATAGTTCccattatttaatttatattttttgggAATCGAAGATTTCATtcttatatcttttttcttatttttttattttttattttttattttttcttttttttttttttttttcaatttaattttctttattctagtttaattttctttttttttttaattttatttttatatctattAATGTGTTTAAGTTTAAATAAGCCCGCTCGAGAGATTATTATCAATCTTTAAATATTGATGTTTTAAAAGGGGAGAGGGAtgattaatattttaaggGGAGGAAAGGAGAGTGTGCGCTGGTCATGATTAACATTATTGACCACAATTAATCCCTagactttttatttttttttttttttccttttaattCATCACTTGTCCGACTCCATCCGTTCACATCATTCAAGTTATTCTTGTTTTGTTGGTAACTTTTGTAGAATCTGATATATCATATAGCCAACCTTCTCCCCCTTCTTTCCATATAGATATTGTCATGTTACCCACAAATTAACTATTCAACAAATCCaagaaaaagtaataaaCTAACAATCCAAATAtctaattaaattaaaattgtaaTTTATAAGTACATAGAGTTAAGtccatatatttatagaaACTATTTCATATATAACccatattattaaatgggaaaaaaaaaaaaagaaaaaaaaaaaaaaagatcacGTCATTattcattaaaaacaataaaaaaataatatatatatatatatatatataatgtttataatatttactGCCAAGTACCATTAGTACCCGTATTGTTCATATTGTTCAAAGTATTTGTGATTTTCATTGAATCAAACTGAGAAAGCAtatcaccattattatttgttgcATTTGAATTAGATTGAGGTACAACTAAATGATTGCTAGATAATAAACTAGTGCTATTACTGGCGCCGTTATTGTAAAATCCACCGGGTATAATCATGTTAGAATTAAACCCACCACTCATAACCGGTATCCCCGTGTTAGATAGCTTCCTTGATCTCGCACCGGTTGAGCCAGTGCTGCGTATACTACTAGTCGATACATTTCTTATGTGTGTGGGGGACGTTATCCGTAAATCTCCTTGTGTTAAAACTTGCggctgttgctgttgttgacCAGTAGCAATTGTTGGTAAGTTATTTGATGAACCTGTCGTGCCAAAAATATGAGACAAGTTTGGCCTTACAAAATTACCACTGCTAGtattgctgttgctgttgttgttgttattattattattattgttattattattagcagtaCCGGTACTACTGATAGTATTTGAAGGAGGGCTGGTATTAGCAGTGTTATTACCAGTGCCAATGCAAGTACCATTATTGGTGGTCGTACCACTAATATCGCCCGTAACATTTGGAATAACATTAATCCCTACATTACTAGAACTCACAGAGGTATTAATAGTGGTAGAAACCGTGGCATTACCACCAATACTACTATTGGCAGCACCATTAGCTCCCAGACCTACTTCTTCTAATAGTCTTCTGTGTGATTGCGCATTGATGTTGTAATGAGAAGAATCCAATAAAATTCTACGAACTTGTTGAATCGCAAAATTTCTAACGCTCCCCTCTAACAATGGCATAGATAAAACTTTATAAATGAACGTAGGACCATAGTTGTTATCACTTAAAATCTTAATTAATGTTTCTAATTCAGGATTTATAGTGCTGGTATCATCATTTGCATGGCTATTACTATAactattattgaaattttcaaaatcaaattcTAGATCCTCATGTTTCTTGTCAAAACTACCaaataaagttttcaatatcaaatttttagCTTCCGAATCTCCTCTATAATTCAGCACCTTTAATACAGTCAAAGATGCCAACTTGTGACAGCACAACTCAACAATGTTTTCAACAAGCTTTGGTGCAATGACCAAGTGTCTATTTTTCAAGGTGCAGGTATCCAAAAACCAAGTAACCAACAATGCACCGTTGCTATTAGTAGCCAAATATTCAGCATACAAAACAATCACTGAGCTCAAAACTAGCTGTTGTTCTTTAGTGACAATGTCATGAGCTTCTAAGCAGGCTCTAACAGCACGAGCTCCGTATCTACTCTGTGAAATCGTCCAAAAGTTAGCTACAATActttcaaatataaaactaTTCCATGGAAATCCAAACTTCAAACAACATTGAATAACATAATTACCAAACTGATCATTGAATAGTGGGGTGCAATAAGATTGAACGCCCTTTGCGATAAGCATTTTTTGCCTGGGAGTAGAAGCCATCGATATCATCTTTTGACACGCCCAAGTACCATTCTTATGGACACCCATAGAAGTGAGATATGGACTGGTTTTCCTTAACATAACATCTTTAACAATTTCACTCGAATGTTCAAATAACTTTTGCACAATAGTATTACCCAAGTAATCCGAACTTAGTTCCGGTAATTCATCAATCATGCACATGGCCAACTGTTCGATTTCTAAATCCGTAAAGGAATGGCTATCGATCAATTTTCTTAACTCCCTTAAGGTAGGGGAGTCAAACTCTCTAGTGCTGCTTGTTAGCGGCTCGGGCAACGGACCAAAGTCGTTAGTGTCTTGTGTACCTTCGTAAA
This window harbors:
- the RSM26 gene encoding mitochondrial 37S ribosomal protein mS42 (similar to Saccharomyces cerevisiae YJR101W | RSM26 | Ribosomal Small subunit of Mitochondria), yielding MFIATAKSTIGTTIVKRSIYTVPKLILPSSCTNTTSSTAPIIPNVYSSLGFQTVWTDYQKYLCDQLTLVTQGTSFENYLPYHLILKSAKTTFNTRIFNLASAVHNNHLFIENIIPNQISSVTNDKIQPSRVFIKKLQDQYQNPNLTWEDYKLEILNKVEENLKSGQGWVFVVEDFNKKLHILTCNNHGTPYFAPRNQSVDLNGGVNNHKDYELLNELKNELSRSENKVFKDWTLPLIVVNLFDVAYLPDYGVAGRSKYLSTILDNLNWGVVNKRIFQN
- the YUH1 gene encoding ubiquitin-specific protease YUH1 (similar to Saccharomyces cerevisiae YJR099W | YUH1 | Yeast Ubiquitin Hydrolase); this translates as MNNQVNNNALIEVEPLESTPEIFNHIISTKLGANINIVKFFDIYSLTEPDLLNFMPRPCTGIILLFPINSTKKIMSTGEKTVSTGNNYYFFKQTIKNACGYHAILHLMANLKTENLEMIFGDNNNLNYNKFKSFLISYKKIVNSGGDNEHLLTNLINNYILNDLLLTTTLDTTITATENIQVDHHYISILKTDDNKIIEFDGRNDKPSVILSNCGEDKDLFDYSSIINNRLQELLIKKTDNTKDSSPPITCNLLGLGPAWD
- a CDS encoding aldo-keto reductase superfamily protein (similar to Saccharomyces cerevisiae YJR096W | xylose and arabinose reductase), which codes for MKSSIPKKYKLNNGNYIPTVGLGTYYLPQNKTKQIVYEACKIGYKHFDTAVLYENEKEVGEGISQWLNENPEVHKRESIFYTTKLWNNQCGYNEAKYAIKECLNKVKGLGYIDLLLIHSPLAGSLLRLETYRAMQEAVEEGIVKNIGVSNYGKHHIEELLNWSDLKIKPVVNQIEISPWLMRQELADYCKSRELIVEAYAPLTHGYKIKHPDVLKVAEECNVTPGQILIRWSLQHGYVPLPKTATLHRLKENLDVYGFELSDEQMLFLDHPNSYDPTDWECTDAP
- the THP3 gene encoding Thp3p (similar to Saccharomyces cerevisiae YPR045C | THP3 | THO-related Protein), yielding MDCNNSNTNDNNDEYIPPPPPTNINLSSPFDTDMIDSSYQYQQQPPPPTSPPLLESTFNNNNNPSHYARENNQYGESSPSSVIKKKNKRKSKPKKNQENNSIVDLTRLYNPVNPINLGSQRKLNHNNSTITINSSKSIGKINKGINSNTNNNIGKSFGGDLRNPPKELLDAIKDYTHWSKSVCNKLFEQKIYFQPMLSFVNFCLLKTKNGNHDEIATQDLKLLPIQLEKIIVMAYRNNAVKTTDWKKQTLPALNKNTTTLKLAHNETWKQDDDSYNPDTFNTFIKKIDVVEDGYNPEYATSKGSTLDGELGNTKQKQRLLKFSNNVSSTSTPYLEDFSNLNKMTNKAQHYDINKPIVGRCTKLEKPYLRLTSEPNPDLVRPLFILKKSYKMLMYKYRTGTGSYQYLCDQFKSIRQDLRVQLIESDFAIRVYSTHARLALEFKDVGEFNQCQSRLKNLFENKVDFRNNNKGMMMEFFKQYFCCTILYFIMMDDYQSVLDLKYTYYMKDAGEENNIVNSRSILNDCLVLKLFTMNEMLIVNDYHNFFRVYGKSGCFDESTRNHDENCDSDNNNKYAYDLLKLFIDKLRLKALAYMCRGYMQLKLDFLRQELSFDDDSELKIFLKDIKVNENCIITKKLANSREYIYLDCKDCRVSLWILYENSKKINIKGQI